One window of the Notolabrus celidotus isolate fNotCel1 chromosome 23, fNotCel1.pri, whole genome shotgun sequence genome contains the following:
- the LOC117807093 gene encoding vang-like protein 2 has translation MDNESTYSGYSYKSSHSRSSRKHRERRDRLRSKSRDIALRGEKSVSIQTPGEPLLDAESTRGDDRDDNWGETTTVVTGTSVDSVSNEDLTRISKDLEDSLPLDCRRYLGPVLGAVLGLFALLTPLAFLAIPQLLWRDSLEPCGTPCEGLYISLAFKLLILLISTWALFLRPPRATLPRFFIFRCLLLALVFLFVASYWLFYGVRVLDSRETDYRGIVGYAASLVDALLFIQYLALVLLEVRHLQPAFCLKVVRTTDGTSQFYNVGCLSIQRAAVWVLDQYYSDFPVYNPALLNLPKSILSKKMSAFKIYNLGEENNTNNSTGQSRTMVAAAARRRDNTHNEYYYEEAEMERRIRKRKARLVVAVEEAFTHIKRHQEEEAIVSSPKHPRELMDPREAAQAIFAPMARAMQKYLRATRQQSYHSMESIINHLQFCISHSMTPKAFLELYIAPGPTLQYLDTSRGRQWTLVSEEPVTASLRQGQVFSLRRFDFSLVVTVTPLPYLHLGEEFIDPKSHKFVMKLQSETSV, from the exons ggagaggagggacagGCTTCGCTCAAAGAGCCGTGACATCGCCTTACGTGGAGAAAAATCTGTGTCGATCCAGACTCCTGGAGAGCCGCTGCTGGACGCCGAATCCACCAGAGGAGACGACAGG gaTGACAACTGGGGCGAGACCACCACTGTGGTCACTGGCACCTCCGTGGACAGCGTCTCAAACGAAGACCTGACACGGATCTCCAAGGATCTTGAGGACTCTCTGCCGTTGGACTGCCGGCGTTACCTCGGCCCAGTGTTGGGCGCCGTCTTGGGGCTCTTTGCTCTGCTCACTCCTCTGGCCTTCCTGGCTATCCCTCAGCTCCTGTGGCGGGACTCACTTGAACCCTGCGGCACACCATGTGAGGGCCTTTACATCTCTCTGGCCTTTaagctcctcatcctcctcatctccaCCTGGGCACTGTTTCTCCGCCCGCCCAGAGCCACTCTGCCACGCTTCTTTATCTTCCGCTGCCTGCTGCTGGCATTGGTCTTCCTCTTCGTGGCGTCTTATTGGCTCTTCTACGGGGTGCGGGTGCTGGACTCCAGGGAGACGGACTACAGGGGGATTGTGGGATACGCGGCATCCCTCGTGGACGCACTGCTGTTCATTCAGTACCTGGCCCTGGTGCTGCTGGAGGTCCGACATCTGCAGCCTGCGTTCTGTCTGAAGGTGGTGAGGACAACTGATGGAACGAGTCAATTTTACAACGTGGGATGTCTCAG TATTCAACGGGCAGCAGTTTGGGTTCTGGACCAGTACTACAGTGACTTCCCTGTCTATAACCCCGCCCTGCTCAATCTGCCCAAGTCCATTCTCTCCAAGAAGATGTCTGCTTTCAAAATCTACAATCTGGGGGAAG AAAACAACACCAATAATTCTACAGGTCAGTCTAGGACCATGGTCGCAGCCGCCGCTCGAAGACGGGACAACACCCACAACGAGTACTACTACGAAGAGGCAGAGATGGAGCGGAGGATTCGTAAACGCAAGGCCAG ACTGGTGGTGGCAGTGGAGGAAGCCTTCACTCACATCAAGCGTCATCAGGAGGAAGAGGCCATCGTGTCTTCCCCGAAGCACCCGCGGGAGCTGATGGACCCAAGAGAGGCCGCCCAGGCCATCTTTGCTCCCATGGCCCGGGCCATGCAGAAGTACCTCCGTGCCACCAGGCAGCAGTCCTACCACAGCATGGAGAGCATCATCAACCACCTGCAGTTCTGCATCTCGCACAGCATGACCCCCAAG GCATTTCTGGAGCTTTACATCGCCCCAGGTCCCACCCTCCAATACCTCGACACCAGCAGAGGACGCCAGTGGACACTAGTGAGCGAGGAGCCTGTGACTGCTTCCCTCCGCCAGGGCCAAGTGTTTTCCCTCAGACGCTTCGACTTCTCGCTGGTGGTCACAGTGACGCCTTTACCCTACCTACATCTGGGCGAGGAGTTCATTGACCCCAAAAGCCACAAGTTTGTCATGAAGCTGCAGTCGGAGACATCTGTGTAG